One part of the Terriglobales bacterium genome encodes these proteins:
- a CDS encoding DUF932 domain-containing protein: protein MLETGTLISSNTKIGRAELAQLPTPAATATHRPIPHHEIVESLAETLAFRQIGVVNEEYAVSPDGMKMFGVLDLAAGFAGCRFSIGIRNSHDKSFRLAITTGLRVLVCENMAFTGDFTPVLAKHSKNFSLQDSLAIGVDRMQRNFEPMRRQTEEWRALQLETATAKLIIYRAFIEGDLQAPKHLAGVVHDLYFHPKYEEFQPRTMWSLSNAFTSAFKELEPMPQFKATAKLGEFLQHTNLL, encoded by the coding sequence ATGCTTGAGACTGGCACCTTGATTTCCAGCAATACCAAGATTGGGCGGGCCGAGTTGGCGCAGCTGCCGACGCCCGCCGCAACCGCAACCCATCGTCCGATTCCACACCACGAGATCGTGGAATCGCTGGCCGAAACCCTCGCCTTCCGCCAGATCGGCGTTGTCAACGAGGAATACGCAGTATCGCCGGACGGCATGAAGATGTTCGGCGTGCTCGACCTGGCTGCCGGATTTGCAGGTTGCCGGTTCTCCATCGGCATCCGCAACAGCCACGACAAGTCTTTCCGGCTCGCCATCACCACCGGCCTGCGGGTCCTGGTGTGTGAAAACATGGCCTTCACCGGCGATTTCACACCGGTGCTGGCGAAGCATTCGAAGAACTTCTCGCTGCAGGACAGCCTTGCCATTGGCGTCGACCGCATGCAACGCAACTTCGAGCCCATGCGGCGGCAGACGGAGGAATGGCGAGCCCTGCAGTTAGAGACCGCCACGGCCAAACTGATCATCTATCGCGCGTTCATCGAAGGCGACCTGCAGGCGCCGAAGCACCTCGCCGGGGTGGTCCACGACCTCTACTTCCATCCGAAATACGAGGAATTCCAGCCGCGCACGATGTGGAGCCTGTCGAACGCCTTCACGTCGGCGTTCAAGGAACTGGAGCCGATGCCGCAGTTCAAGGCAACGGCTAAGTTGGGAGAGTTTCTGCAACACACCAATCTGCTCTGA
- a CDS encoding type II toxin-antitoxin system VapC family toxin — protein sequence MKITADTNVLIRAAVQDDSKQAPRATKVLEDADLVAVPIAVLCEFVWVLRRGYKRSVFDISDAIRRLMRSANVVANRPAVEAGLCVLDAGGDFADGVIAYEGDWLGADEFVSFDAKAVSLCQSQGRRARLL from the coding sequence ATGAAAATTACAGCGGACACGAACGTGCTCATCAGAGCTGCGGTTCAGGACGATTCCAAGCAAGCCCCGCGCGCCACCAAGGTCCTAGAAGACGCCGATTTGGTCGCAGTGCCCATCGCGGTCCTGTGCGAATTTGTGTGGGTACTTCGTCGAGGTTACAAGAGATCTGTTTTCGACATCTCGGATGCAATTCGTCGTCTAATGAGGAGCGCCAATGTTGTCGCAAATCGGCCAGCCGTCGAGGCTGGTCTGTGCGTATTGGACGCTGGTGGAGACTTTGCTGACGGCGTGATCGCTTATGAAGGAGACTGGCTGGGTGCAGACGAGTTCGTCTCCTTCGACGCCAAGGCCGTGTCCCTCTGCCAATCGCAGGGCAGGCGTGCCCGTCTACTGTGA
- a CDS encoding AbrB/MazE/SpoVT family DNA-binding domain-containing protein: MTTLTVTAKGQVTLKQELLQHLGVRPGEKIEADKLPDGRIVVRAASQDGKITEFVGCLSQRRGPKLSVDQINEIASQGWAKAK, translated from the coding sequence ATGACGACGCTTACCGTTACTGCCAAAGGCCAGGTTACGCTCAAGCAGGAGTTGCTCCAGCATCTTGGGGTAAGACCAGGCGAGAAAATCGAAGCGGACAAACTACCCGATGGCCGGATCGTGGTACGAGCGGCTTCACAGGATGGCAAGATTACCGAATTCGTCGGCTGCCTATCCCAAAGGAGAGGCCCCAAGCTGAGTGTCGATCAGATCAACGAGATTGCCAGCCAGGGATGGGCAAAAGCGAAATGA
- a CDS encoding type II toxin-antitoxin system VapC family toxin, translating to MKLLLDTHLLLWAVGEPDRLSPKAHDLIENPENELLFSAASLWEITIKRGLGRIDFQVDTRLLRRGLLDNDYSELPIGSDHVVAIESLPPIHKDPFDRVLVAQSTVEGITLLTTDTLVARYPGPIQKV from the coding sequence ATGAAACTGTTGCTCGATACGCATCTTCTTCTATGGGCGGTTGGTGAACCCGACCGCCTTTCCCCGAAGGCACATGATCTGATCGAGAATCCGGAGAATGAACTTCTGTTCAGCGCGGCCAGCTTATGGGAGATAACCATCAAACGCGGGCTGGGGCGGATCGACTTTCAGGTGGATACGCGGCTGCTGCGCCGGGGCCTGCTCGACAATGACTATAGCGAGTTGCCGATCGGCAGCGATCATGTGGTGGCAATCGAAAGCTTGCCGCCAATTCACAAAGACCCTTTCGACCGAGTCTTGGTGGCACAATCGACCGTCGAGGGTATCACGCTGCTGACCACCGATACTCTGGTGGCCCGGTATCCAGGCCCAATACAGAAAGTGTAA
- a CDS encoding type II toxin-antitoxin system prevent-host-death family antitoxin produces the protein MKTVNIHEAKTQLSKLVEAASSGEPFIIAKAGKPLVKVMPLGAPTGDKVRRLGFMAGQILVPDDFNQMGSEEIEQIFGGGA, from the coding sequence ATGAAAACGGTCAACATCCACGAAGCCAAGACCCAGCTTTCAAAGCTGGTTGAGGCGGCATCGAGTGGTGAACCCTTCATTATCGCCAAAGCGGGCAAGCCCTTAGTGAAGGTTATGCCGCTGGGGGCTCCGACAGGAGACAAAGTGCGCCGACTCGGCTTTATGGCTGGACAGATACTGGTGCCCGACGATTTCAACCAAATGGGCAGCGAGGAGATTGAACAGATCTTCGGCGGTGGCGCATGA
- a CDS encoding helicase-related protein — protein MKQDDITDIATYLTQHSDEIGNRILTSYPALYGAEEAPSPLLAEMLRTPYPAQTIAVMGVSRRWQQARNANVVAECGTGKTLIALSSMLVHSAGRRFTGLVMAPPHLVEKWAREAFLTLPQIRVFLIDDMRNGGSPREAHGINEVQLRRGEIVREGLHTSLSELRRLGRKGWQRNCPVSSIFCIGREKAKLSYFWKHCYGHARSGPYLGSLTNPDTGRPIETDGVRWSTMDFDQKRRHEVVHQPKGGTTRYCALWQADREKIARIAPAEYMGRYMAEWWDYAVADEIHQLAGDTAQGNALGVLNRVAKRFLGLTGTLLSGYADDLFNTLFRTDAKRMITDGYEWGPGGRERFTRDFGVIETVERITVEDNACSKKTKKEVTVKRKPGASPLLFGAYLMDHCAFIGLEDISDGLPSYREDVLAVPLEHPLQPAYERLEEEIRACLKEHRGNSSVVAIMLNALLAWPDHPYGFGTLYGSEFNPDAGSRQRFVIAETVDMDPQLTFPKEQALLDEVRAQLARGRKCQVFAVYTNKHDVTARLEQLFRTAGIRAAILRATVPTHKRETWYREQLRRGIDVAICHPKIVETGLDLLDFPTILFHETGYSLHTLLQASRRSWRIGQKRPVEVKFFAYNDTMQEVCLRLMGKKLLVALAMEGKFASEGLQAIDGDDDMLTAMARELVEKKGIGESAQNVWRSLGQLRPEPPARRPEELEGAQAVQAKMGNPALSEDSPTSGDGEESPPSSSHRPDIEQLSLF, from the coding sequence GTGAAGCAGGACGACATCACCGATATCGCCACATACTTGACACAGCACTCCGATGAAATCGGGAATCGCATCCTTACCTCGTATCCAGCGCTGTATGGTGCGGAGGAAGCGCCATCGCCGCTGCTGGCAGAGATGCTGCGCACGCCCTATCCAGCTCAGACCATAGCCGTGATGGGGGTGAGCCGACGCTGGCAGCAGGCGCGCAATGCCAATGTGGTTGCCGAATGCGGCACGGGAAAGACCCTGATCGCGCTCTCCAGTATGCTGGTACACAGCGCGGGCCGCAGATTCACGGGGTTGGTAATGGCGCCTCCGCATCTGGTGGAGAAGTGGGCGCGCGAAGCCTTCCTGACGCTGCCGCAAATACGGGTGTTTCTGATTGACGACATGCGCAATGGCGGGAGTCCCCGCGAGGCGCACGGCATCAACGAAGTCCAGCTGCGGCGCGGGGAGATCGTGCGCGAGGGATTGCATACCTCGCTGAGTGAGTTGCGACGACTAGGGCGCAAGGGCTGGCAACGAAATTGTCCGGTGAGTTCCATCTTCTGTATTGGCCGCGAAAAGGCCAAACTCTCGTACTTCTGGAAACACTGCTATGGACACGCCCGTTCCGGTCCCTATCTCGGTTCGCTGACCAATCCCGATACCGGCCGCCCCATCGAAACCGACGGGGTGCGCTGGAGCACAATGGATTTCGACCAAAAGCGTCGGCACGAAGTGGTTCATCAACCGAAGGGAGGAACAACCCGCTACTGTGCGTTATGGCAGGCGGATCGCGAGAAAATCGCGCGCATCGCACCGGCGGAATACATGGGCCGGTACATGGCGGAGTGGTGGGACTATGCCGTCGCCGACGAGATTCATCAACTCGCTGGGGACACCGCGCAAGGCAACGCACTGGGCGTGCTGAATCGCGTAGCAAAACGATTTCTGGGCCTGACAGGAACACTGCTCTCGGGCTACGCCGACGACCTGTTCAACACCCTGTTCCGCACCGACGCGAAACGGATGATCACGGACGGCTACGAATGGGGCCCCGGGGGCCGCGAGCGCTTCACCCGCGATTTCGGGGTGATCGAAACGGTCGAGCGCATCACCGTCGAAGATAACGCCTGCTCGAAAAAGACAAAGAAGGAAGTCACCGTCAAGCGCAAGCCGGGAGCCTCACCGCTGCTGTTCGGCGCCTATCTGATGGACCACTGCGCGTTCATCGGGCTGGAGGATATCTCCGACGGCCTGCCCAGCTATCGCGAAGATGTGCTCGCCGTTCCGCTGGAGCATCCGTTGCAGCCCGCGTACGAAAGACTCGAGGAGGAAATCCGGGCTTGTCTCAAAGAGCATCGCGGCAACAGCAGTGTGGTGGCGATCATGCTCAACGCGCTGCTCGCCTGGCCCGACCATCCCTACGGCTTCGGCACACTCTACGGCTCCGAATTCAATCCGGACGCCGGGTCACGCCAACGGTTCGTGATCGCTGAAACCGTGGATATGGACCCGCAGCTGACCTTTCCCAAAGAGCAGGCCCTGCTCGATGAGGTTCGGGCGCAACTGGCCCGCGGGCGCAAATGCCAGGTCTTTGCGGTTTACACCAACAAGCACGACGTCACCGCGCGACTGGAGCAGTTGTTTCGCACGGCGGGAATCCGCGCCGCCATCCTGCGGGCCACCGTACCCACGCATAAGCGGGAAACCTGGTACCGCGAACAGTTGCGACGTGGCATCGACGTCGCGATCTGCCATCCCAAGATCGTCGAAACCGGACTCGATCTGCTGGATTTCCCAACTATTCTTTTTCATGAGACCGGGTATTCTCTGCACACCTTACTCCAGGCCAGCCGCCGCTCCTGGCGTATTGGGCAAAAGCGCCCGGTGGAGGTGAAGTTCTTCGCCTACAACGACACGATGCAGGAAGTCTGTCTGCGGCTCATGGGCAAAAAGCTCCTCGTGGCGTTGGCGATGGAAGGAAAGTTCGCTTCCGAAGGCCTCCAGGCTATCGATGGCGATGACGACATGCTCACCGCTATGGCGCGCGAGCTGGTCGAGAAGAAAGGAATTGGGGAATCGGCGCAGAACGTCTGGCGGAGTCTCGGCCAGTTGCGGCCAGAGCCTCCCGCGCGCCGACCGGAAGAGCTTGAAGGTGCTCAGGCGGTACAGGCCAAGATGGGCAATCCGGCGCTGTCGGAGGATAGCCCCACATCGGGAGACGGCGAGGAGTCTCCGCCATCCAGTTCTCACAGGCCCGACATTGAACAACTCTCGCTGTTCTAG